The Pseudanabaena galeata CCNP1313 genome includes a region encoding these proteins:
- a CDS encoding Eco57I restriction-modification methylase domain-containing protein, translated as MSVENLLNDEYISRKAEEFTNNLRQSVAKAHNEEDIKIAAESQIRQLAKEANLELEAKYEFTVAKGRIDSAYDRVFIEYKNPKSSDRLSANPNDKGNKKVVEQIKSRFAGLKEDLGHPPESLFGVGCDGNYFIFVRYRNQQWDVQDPVEVNKYTSERFLRVLFNLGISGKPFVPEYLAQDFGSEGTVAQSGIKTLYETICNTDNPKAQTFFQQWKILFGQVCGYDVNIPSEKIIQLGEFYGIEGDHNTLKAPELLFSVHSYYALFIKLLAAEIVSLSQSFTTSPHKKMLRAATSKKLKQELEDLESGSIFKKLNIVNFLEGDLFAWYLWAWNEPIEELIREMVRKLDEYNPATLSEEPAKSRDLLKKLYQQLFPKSLRHDLGEYYTPDWLAEHTLNRLEYDGNPDQRLLDPSCGSGTFLVMTIAKIRHFYEEHREDCNFEEEELCQKILNNVIGFDLNPLAVMAARTNYLVAIRDLIRYVDRIEIPIYLCDSIMTPSEYGSGRLLTETGLAVDQIGSTKELKTAVANFYVPTEITTSCELVSKYAQALEDCVKNGNSQAEFIEYCQDEGLPIQAQHVHEGLYREMVRLDQVNQNGIWARIIKNAFAPLFIGKVDFVIGNPPWVNYEHLPADYRDAMASIWNRYELFPKGGWKARFAKGNTDLAMIFTYSAIDNYLKENGKLGFVLTQSVFQSSSASGYRRFKIHINKKFNIQLVDDMSSFQPFDGATNRTAILVCTLDRKGTSYPVPYTVWYLKNRVSISSDNSLEIALKNTERQQKVAYPITDEQSPWMVLPEAISKKTIEKIQKGQQEYKAWKGSDTRGGNGLFWLQPLHKKMKTVICRNTPEFSKKKPPEVTEAFDADLLYPLLKGKEVSKWHTQPEYALLYPHKGDSAIPENEMKRKYSKTYAYFHKMREYLTKRKMYDLSRRDLAFYSLFETGEFLVKPYKVVWKEISSYFYCAVQGGFSHEMLTNTIVIPDHKLVIIPFEDSVEAHYVCGCLNSSPARFVASTYIVSTQISTHILEYIKVPKFSENNPLHLQIAEISEQCHEQTSNRNSEQVLNLEADLDRFTAKLWKLTDKELKVIQDALVNSQKSKNTRTKIMDED; from the coding sequence ATGAGTGTCGAAAACTTGCTGAATGATGAGTATATTAGCCGTAAAGCTGAAGAATTTACTAATAACCTAAGGCAATCTGTCGCAAAAGCTCATAACGAAGAAGATATTAAAATTGCAGCAGAATCACAAATTCGGCAGTTAGCCAAAGAAGCCAACTTAGAACTAGAAGCGAAATATGAATTTACAGTTGCCAAGGGAAGAATTGATTCCGCCTATGATCGCGTATTTATAGAGTATAAAAATCCTAAAAGTAGCGATCGCCTTTCTGCAAACCCAAATGACAAGGGTAATAAAAAAGTTGTTGAACAAATAAAAAGTCGCTTTGCAGGACTGAAAGAAGATTTAGGACATCCACCAGAATCATTGTTTGGGGTTGGTTGTGACGGTAACTACTTTATTTTCGTTCGCTATCGTAACCAGCAATGGGATGTCCAAGATCCAGTAGAAGTTAATAAATATACATCCGAAAGATTTCTTAGGGTTCTATTTAACTTAGGCATATCAGGTAAGCCTTTTGTGCCTGAATATTTAGCCCAAGATTTTGGTTCTGAGGGAACAGTTGCTCAATCTGGTATTAAAACCCTTTATGAAACGATCTGCAATACGGACAATCCAAAAGCACAAACATTTTTTCAACAGTGGAAAATTCTCTTTGGACAAGTTTGTGGATATGATGTCAATATTCCATCTGAAAAAATAATTCAACTAGGAGAGTTTTATGGGATTGAGGGTGATCATAATACTTTAAAAGCACCTGAGCTACTATTTTCTGTCCATAGTTACTATGCCCTATTCATTAAGCTATTGGCGGCTGAAATTGTTTCTCTTTCTCAAAGTTTTACGACTTCTCCTCATAAAAAGATGTTGAGGGCAGCAACATCTAAAAAATTAAAACAAGAGTTAGAAGATTTAGAATCTGGCAGTATCTTTAAGAAACTAAATATTGTCAACTTTTTAGAAGGAGATTTATTTGCTTGGTATTTATGGGCATGGAATGAGCCTATTGAAGAGCTAATTAGGGAAATGGTTCGTAAATTAGACGAGTACAATCCTGCTACGCTTTCGGAAGAACCTGCAAAAAGTCGTGACTTACTCAAGAAACTATATCAACAGCTTTTCCCTAAATCTCTGCGTCATGATCTTGGTGAATATTACACCCCAGATTGGTTAGCAGAACATACGCTTAACCGTTTAGAGTACGATGGCAATCCTGACCAAAGATTGCTCGATCCTTCGTGTGGTTCAGGAACTTTTTTGGTAATGACCATTGCTAAAATTCGGCATTTTTATGAAGAGCATCGAGAAGATTGTAATTTTGAAGAAGAAGAACTATGTCAGAAGATTCTCAATAATGTCATTGGATTTGATCTTAATCCACTCGCAGTAATGGCAGCTAGAACTAATTATTTAGTTGCCATTCGTGATTTAATTCGTTATGTAGATAGAATTGAGATTCCTATATATTTATGTGACTCGATAATGACTCCTTCTGAGTATGGTAGTGGTCGTCTTTTGACAGAGACAGGCTTAGCTGTAGATCAGATCGGCTCTACTAAAGAGCTAAAAACTGCGGTTGCTAATTTCTATGTTCCCACTGAAATTACTACTAGTTGTGAATTGGTGAGTAAATACGCTCAAGCCTTAGAAGATTGCGTTAAAAATGGCAATTCTCAAGCTGAATTTATTGAATACTGCCAAGATGAAGGGCTTCCTATACAAGCCCAACATGTCCATGAAGGACTATATAGAGAAATGGTCAGACTAGATCAAGTGAATCAGAACGGAATCTGGGCAAGAATTATTAAAAATGCGTTTGCACCTTTATTTATCGGTAAAGTTGATTTTGTAATCGGTAATCCACCTTGGGTAAATTATGAGCATTTACCTGCTGATTATCGCGATGCAATGGCTTCCATTTGGAATCGTTACGAGCTATTTCCTAAAGGTGGCTGGAAAGCTAGATTTGCTAAAGGCAATACAGATTTAGCGATGATTTTTACTTATTCAGCGATCGATAATTACTTAAAAGAAAATGGCAAATTAGGCTTTGTTTTAACTCAAAGTGTATTTCAATCTAGCTCGGCTAGTGGTTATCGAAGATTCAAAATACATATTAACAAAAAATTTAATATTCAATTAGTTGATGATATGAGCAGTTTTCAGCCGTTTGATGGTGCAACTAATAGAACTGCAATTTTAGTTTGTACTTTAGATCGTAAAGGTACTTCTTATCCAGTTCCTTATACTGTCTGGTATTTAAAAAATAGAGTTTCTATTTCTAGTGATAATTCGCTAGAAATAGCTCTCAAAAATACAGAGCGACAACAAAAAGTAGCCTATCCAATTACTGATGAACAAAGCCCTTGGATGGTTTTGCCTGAAGCTATTAGTAAAAAAACTATTGAAAAAATTCAAAAAGGGCAGCAAGAGTATAAAGCTTGGAAGGGATCAGATACTAGAGGTGGTAATGGGTTATTTTGGCTACAACCACTCCATAAAAAGATGAAGACTGTGATATGTAGAAACACTCCAGAATTTTCAAAAAAGAAACCGCCAGAAGTTACAGAAGCCTTCGATGCAGATTTGCTTTATCCCCTTTTGAAAGGGAAAGAAGTGTCAAAATGGCATACTCAACCAGAATATGCATTGCTGTACCCGCATAAAGGAGATAGTGCTATTCCAGAAAATGAAATGAAGCGTAAATATTCAAAGACCTATGCTTATTTTCATAAAATGCGAGAGTATTTAACTAAAAGAAAAATGTATGATCTTTCAAGAAGAGATCTAGCTTTTTATTCCTTGTTTGAGACAGGTGAATTTTTAGTCAAGCCTTATAAAGTGGTGTGGAAAGAAATATCCTCATACTTTTATTGTGCTGTACAGGGGGGATTTTCACATGAAATGTTAACTAATACAATTGTTATTCCCGATCACAAACTTGTGATTATCCCCTTTGAAGATTCGGTGGAAGCTCATTATGTTTGTGGATGTTTAAACTCTAGTCCCGCCAGATTTGTCGCTAGTACATATATTGTCAGCACACAAATTTCTACTCACATCCTCGAATATATTAAAGTTCCTAAATTTAGTGAAAATAATCCATTACATCTACAAATTGCAGAAATATCTGAGCAATGTCATGAACAAACTAGTAATAGGAATAGCGAACAAGTATTGAATTTAGAAGCAGATCTAGATAGATTTACGGCTAAACTTTGGAAACTTACTGATAAGGAATTAAAGGTAATTCAAGATGCTTTGGTAAATTCGCAGAAGTCTAAAAATACTAGGACAAAGATTATGGATGAAGATTAG
- a CDS encoding LexA family protein: protein MPRGGKRQGAGRPVGTGKYNETTKAVRLPVSLADEILEALARDPQQVEPSTIVSSIFKTDNNNIKCRVPLYLNPVAAGFPAPTEDYIEGKIDLNHHLVKHPESTFLVRVVGDSMQDAGIHPRDLLVVDRALEPISGKVVIAVVNGELTVKRLRKHRNKLWLMPENPSFQPIEIDENVELHIWGVVTNVIHAL from the coding sequence ATGCCACGAGGTGGAAAACGTCAGGGAGCAGGTCGTCCTGTGGGTACTGGCAAATATAACGAAACAACTAAAGCCGTTCGCTTACCCGTCAGCCTTGCTGATGAAATTTTAGAAGCTCTCGCCAGAGATCCTCAACAGGTAGAACCATCAACTATTGTCTCATCTATCTTTAAGACGGACAATAATAATATTAAATGCCGCGTGCCACTCTATCTCAATCCCGTTGCCGCAGGATTTCCTGCCCCCACGGAGGATTATATCGAAGGCAAAATTGATCTCAATCACCATCTTGTTAAACATCCCGAATCTACGTTTTTAGTGCGCGTTGTTGGGGATTCGATGCAAGATGCAGGTATTCATCCGCGTGACTTACTGGTAGTCGATCGCGCCCTAGAGCCGATTAGCGGCAAGGTGGTCATTGCTGTCGTCAATGGAGAATTAACCGTGAAACGCTTGCGTAAGCATCGCAATAAATTATGGTTGATGCCCGAAAACCCTAGTTTTCAGCCCATTGAAATTGACGAAAATGTGGAATTACATATTTGGGGAGTAGTCACTAACGTAATTCATGCTTTGTAG
- a CDS encoding ShlB/FhaC/HecB family hemolysin secretion/activation protein, with protein MLELHGWLSEQKKTFTKKSIIFRAMVYTGLGLTSFVAFTLPILAQTDRANSLTPQIITPTLRSPSPQLPTQTPAPLPSPDELLNPSREPVTPQKEVPVTGTITVNRFEVLGSTVFTKAEIDQILSPFTKRPITFSELLKARSQVTDLYISRGYITSGAFIPTQNLQNGVVQIQVIEGGLEDIKVTGVERLSPDYVRSRMNIATGAPLNRDRLIQALQVLQINPLIASISAELSAGTRAGQNILEVRLKEAKSLEVQLSLDNNRAPSVGSLRRKVQISEANLTGLGDTLNIAYSNTDGSNSYDLSYMLPINPYNGSIAFAFNNGNSNVLEKPFNILDIYANSTSYDLTFRQPIEQTPSQEIAIGFTASYRESLTSLLKIPFPLSAGADDNGVTKTTVLRAFQEFTQRSSQSVISLRSQFSLGLGGVLGSNLNTTFPDSRFVSWRGQSQYVNLLAPDTFLLLRGDLQFGDRALLPSEQIGFGGQDTLRGYRQDVLLGDNGLNLSAEMRVPILRVPEWEGLLQLVPFIDAAAVWTSSGGANSSSNTLLGTGLGLRWRIGNTLDVRLDYGIPLISVPNSRNTAQENGLYFNLNFTGF; from the coding sequence ATGCTGGAACTTCATGGATGGTTAAGCGAACAGAAAAAAACTTTCACAAAAAAATCAATAATTTTTAGGGCAATGGTTTATACAGGGCTAGGCTTAACTAGCTTTGTCGCGTTTACATTGCCCATATTGGCTCAAACAGATCGAGCTAACTCCTTAACACCACAAATCATTACGCCCACTCTGCGATCGCCTTCGCCACAATTACCAACCCAGACCCCAGCACCGCTCCCATCCCCCGATGAGTTGCTAAACCCTTCACGCGAGCCTGTCACGCCTCAAAAAGAAGTGCCTGTAACTGGAACGATTACAGTCAATCGATTTGAGGTTTTAGGCAGCACCGTATTTACGAAAGCAGAAATTGATCAGATTCTGAGTCCTTTTACTAAGCGACCAATCACTTTTTCAGAACTGCTGAAAGCGCGATCGCAGGTTACAGATCTATATATAAGCCGAGGGTATATAACGTCAGGAGCCTTTATTCCTACCCAAAACTTACAGAATGGGGTGGTGCAGATTCAGGTAATTGAAGGAGGGCTGGAAGATATAAAAGTAACTGGAGTTGAACGGTTAAGTCCAGATTATGTGCGATCGCGGATGAATATTGCGACAGGCGCACCCCTAAACCGCGATCGCTTGATTCAAGCCCTCCAAGTTCTCCAAATCAATCCCTTAATTGCCAGCATATCCGCAGAGCTATCAGCAGGAACACGCGCTGGACAGAACATTCTGGAAGTGCGGCTTAAAGAAGCAAAATCTTTAGAAGTGCAACTATCTCTGGATAACAATCGCGCTCCTAGCGTTGGTTCATTGCGTCGCAAGGTTCAAATTAGTGAAGCGAATTTAACGGGATTGGGCGATACACTGAATATTGCCTATAGTAATACCGATGGAAGTAATTCCTATGATCTTAGCTATATGCTACCGATCAATCCCTACAATGGCTCGATCGCTTTTGCGTTTAATAATGGTAATAGTAACGTTCTGGAAAAGCCTTTTAATATATTGGATATCTATGCGAATTCCACATCCTATGACCTGACTTTTCGTCAACCCATTGAGCAAACCCCTAGTCAAGAAATAGCAATCGGTTTCACGGCTTCCTATCGCGAAAGTTTAACTAGTTTGTTAAAGATTCCATTTCCTTTGTCCGCAGGAGCAGATGATAATGGCGTAACTAAAACTACGGTTTTACGCGCCTTTCAAGAATTTACACAGCGCTCTAGTCAGTCAGTAATTTCTTTGCGATCGCAGTTTAGTCTAGGACTAGGTGGCGTATTAGGTTCTAATTTGAATACTACCTTTCCTGATAGTCGCTTTGTTTCATGGCGTGGACAGTCGCAGTATGTAAATCTACTAGCACCTGATACTTTTCTGTTACTACGAGGTGATCTGCAATTTGGCGATCGCGCCCTACTACCTTCAGAGCAAATTGGCTTTGGTGGACAGGATACCCTACGCGGCTATCGTCAAGATGTACTGCTTGGCGATAATGGACTAAATCTATCCGCAGAGATGCGAGTGCCAATCTTGCGTGTTCCTGAATGGGAAGGTTTATTGCAGCTTGTGCCATTTATTGATGCTGCCGCCGTATGGACAAGTTCTGGAGGAGCTAACTCTAGTTCCAATACATTATTAGGTACTGGTTTGGGTCTGCGTTGGCGGATTGGGAATACTTTAGATGTCCGACTCGACTATGGTATTCCTTTGATTTCTGTGCCAAATAGTCGGAATACTGCCCAAGAAAATGGGCTTTATTTTAACCTCAATTTCACAGGTTTTTAA